One stretch of Elusimicrobiota bacterium DNA includes these proteins:
- a CDS encoding trypsin-like peptidase domain-containing protein — protein sequence MKISPRRALSILLTAALLLGAVPPEASAQVVRVVSGPTGSMPVSPAVGPASGMTMAPALGIGAASLNGTLAAPSIAPSPLATPTAVSAAAPVAPVAAAPVAAAPALAVSVRAAASEDAPKLPNAPSAAAPVEKKTWTQRLSSLIGRKTAPAATPAAETVKVDADKLFDGAAETEASTEGKPVSAGDIKLTHANLKAALSAKLTAHKTLSAAKRAATVDEFGGPLTEPMTFRRRVGYGLKQGLNLVGLGAILEVTLRPLLDVFPWPQYMSDATLSGFGRVALLAKYGPNEIVEGLATSPATFLGLQIPMAVAMEEVAYRLLGFGLIFLVLAAVKPFTRWISSMIESLPDAAGVVGGAKRVLKAGEWLSHLAFPIAAVLSSFSFAAAHFATWGFSPFVLALNVILGLFLAHTAYRSRSLTSPVVAHLIFNLVTIGGVFLALAYSPFAGAAFAVIAGLLGASSLLHDWLTRRKERAFRMKHGAKALVAVMMLGGLLSVWNDPTQTRPNEAVSRAAIEQVQNKTEVAPAPAVAAAPAADAAAVESREAMVARVKGSVVNVIVRTPRGMGTGSGFILTPDGVFITNAHVVGSRRPGQLVEARIPGVQGVIKAKVLAVNHDKDLAIVQLAPRADGKPWPVVKLASSAPREGEDVTATGYPRGLPFTVSAGVVSGMDGRGNMYVKHLQTDAAINPGNSGGPLFNARGEVVGVNTQIYTQSGGSDGLGFSIMAPEVAHVMAQYAKTGNIGTASLGIIANLSDPMAPDAGLEIEYIRHGSAAEKAGLKRGDLIIGVGEATISEGGQEAAGHVAAVLSKMIPGQKTTITVLRGDEPVQLELTADMKVTKAPSH from the coding sequence ATGAAGATTTCCCCGCGCCGCGCCCTGTCCATCCTCCTGACCGCCGCCCTCCTCCTGGGCGCCGTGCCCCCGGAGGCCTCGGCGCAGGTCGTCCGCGTCGTCTCGGGACCGACGGGCTCCATGCCGGTCTCGCCCGCGGTCGGCCCGGCCTCCGGGATGACGATGGCCCCCGCCCTCGGGATCGGCGCCGCCAGCCTCAACGGGACTCTCGCCGCTCCGTCCATCGCCCCCTCTCCCCTCGCGACCCCGACGGCCGTCTCCGCCGCCGCCCCCGTCGCCCCCGTCGCCGCCGCGCCGGTCGCCGCCGCCCCCGCTCTCGCCGTCTCCGTCCGCGCTGCCGCCTCCGAGGACGCCCCGAAGCTCCCCAACGCCCCCTCGGCCGCCGCCCCGGTCGAGAAGAAGACCTGGACCCAGCGCCTCTCCTCGCTCATCGGCCGCAAGACCGCTCCCGCCGCGACGCCCGCCGCCGAGACGGTGAAGGTCGACGCGGACAAGCTGTTCGACGGCGCGGCCGAGACCGAAGCCTCCACCGAGGGCAAGCCCGTCTCCGCCGGCGACATCAAGCTCACGCACGCGAACCTCAAGGCCGCCCTGTCGGCCAAGCTCACCGCCCACAAGACCCTCTCCGCCGCCAAGCGCGCCGCGACCGTCGACGAGTTCGGCGGCCCGCTCACCGAGCCGATGACCTTCCGCCGGCGCGTCGGCTACGGCCTCAAGCAGGGCCTCAACCTCGTCGGCCTCGGCGCCATCCTCGAGGTCACGCTCCGGCCCCTCCTCGACGTCTTCCCGTGGCCGCAGTACATGTCGGACGCGACCTTGAGCGGCTTCGGCCGCGTCGCCCTCCTCGCCAAGTACGGCCCCAACGAGATCGTCGAGGGCCTGGCCACCTCCCCGGCGACCTTCCTCGGCCTCCAGATCCCGATGGCGGTCGCTATGGAAGAGGTCGCCTACCGCCTCCTCGGCTTCGGCCTCATCTTCCTCGTCCTCGCCGCGGTCAAGCCGTTCACGCGTTGGATCTCCTCGATGATCGAGAGCCTCCCCGACGCGGCCGGCGTCGTCGGCGGCGCCAAGCGCGTGCTGAAGGCCGGAGAGTGGCTGTCCCACCTCGCCTTCCCCATCGCCGCGGTCCTGTCCTCCTTCAGCTTCGCCGCCGCCCACTTCGCGACCTGGGGCTTCAGCCCGTTCGTCCTCGCCCTCAACGTCATCCTCGGCCTGTTCCTGGCGCACACCGCCTACCGCAGCCGCAGCCTGACCTCGCCGGTCGTCGCCCACCTGATCTTCAACCTCGTCACGATCGGCGGCGTCTTCCTCGCGCTGGCCTACTCCCCCTTCGCCGGCGCCGCGTTCGCCGTCATCGCCGGCCTGCTCGGCGCGTCCTCCCTCCTGCACGACTGGCTGACGCGCCGCAAGGAGCGCGCCTTCCGCATGAAGCACGGGGCCAAGGCCCTCGTCGCCGTCATGATGCTCGGCGGCCTCCTGTCCGTCTGGAACGACCCGACGCAGACCCGCCCCAACGAGGCCGTCTCCCGCGCCGCCATCGAGCAGGTGCAGAACAAGACCGAGGTCGCCCCCGCTCCCGCCGTCGCCGCGGCGCCGGCGGCCGACGCCGCCGCCGTCGAGTCCCGCGAGGCGATGGTCGCCCGCGTCAAAGGCTCCGTCGTGAACGTGATCGTGCGCACGCCCCGAGGCATGGGCACCGGCTCCGGCTTCATCCTGACCCCCGACGGCGTCTTCATCACCAACGCCCACGTCGTCGGCTCCCGCCGGCCCGGCCAGCTCGTCGAGGCGCGCATCCCCGGCGTGCAGGGCGTGATCAAGGCCAAGGTCCTCGCCGTCAACCACGACAAGGACCTCGCCATCGTCCAGCTCGCCCCCCGCGCCGACGGCAAGCCCTGGCCCGTCGTCAAGCTCGCCTCCTCCGCCCCCCGCGAGGGCGAGGACGTCACCGCCACCGGCTACCCGCGCGGCCTCCCCTTCACCGTGAGCGCCGGCGTCGTCAGCGGCATGGACGGCCGCGGCAACATGTACGTCAAGCACCTGCAGACCGACGCCGCCATCAACCCCGGCAACTCCGGCGGCCCCCTCTTCAACGCCCGCGGCGAGGTGGTCGGCGTCAACACGCAGATCTACACGCAGAGCGGCGGCTCCGACGGCCTCGGCTTCTCGATCATGGCCCCCGAGGTGGCGCACGTGATGGCGCAGTACGCCAAGACGGGCAACATCGGCACCGCCTCGCTCGGCATCATCGCCAACCTCTCCGACCCGATGGCCCCCGACGCCGGCCTCGAGATCGAGTACATCCGCCACGGCTCCGCCGCCGAGAAGGCCGGCCTCAAGCGCGGGGACCTGATCATCGGCGTCGGCGAGGCGACCATCTCCGAGGGCGGCCAGGAGGCCGCCGGCCACGTCGCGGCCGTCCTCTCCAAGATGATCCCCGGCCAGAAGACGACGATCACCGTCCTGCGCGGCGACGAGCCCGTTCAGCTCGAGCTCACCGCCGACATGAAAGTCACCAAGGCTCCGAGCCACTAA